A section of the Engystomops pustulosus chromosome 3, aEngPut4.maternal, whole genome shotgun sequence genome encodes:
- the LOC140122651 gene encoding cytochrome P450 2C5-like: MFGPDVITLVLLLVIFLLLTKVLKNQKENKYKNFPPGPNCLPIIGNMHKFDTKNPFKTFTELSDKFGPVFSIQLGMQKVVVLYGYDAVKDALANHAEEFSDKADIPIFTETSNRYGIVFSNGENWKVMRRFTISTLRDFGMGKKSLGDRINVECDSLVQEFKAYGGKPFENSTIINTAVANVIVSILLGHRFEYGDPTILKLICLIEENFKLLGSPMIMLFNMYPNVIRWFPGGHRTVFKNSSAFKDFVIKTFTRQKSRLDVNHQENFIDAYLVKQLENNPESQQYFHNGNLTLLVSDLFVAGMETTSTTLRWGLLFMMKYPEIQKKVQKEIDQVIGRRQPQTEDRKQMPYTDAVLHEIQRFGNIIPAIAPHATTRNVIFRGFLLPKGTHVLPLLSSVLKDKNYFEKPDEFYPEHFLNSQGHFVKNEAFIPFSAGKRRCTGEILAKAELFLFFTTLLQNFTFQPPPGTEVDLTPVTGFTSAPAIHEMCAMPRHND, encoded by the exons ATGTTTGGCCCCGACGTTATCACACTTGTCCTATTACTTGTTATATTCTTACTATTGACCAAAGTTTTAAAGAATCAGAAGGAAAACAAGTACAAAAATTTTCCTCCAGGACCAAACTGTCTACCAATCATTGGGAATATGCACAAATTTGACACAAAGAATCCATTTAAAACATTCACCGAG CTAAGCGATAAGTTTGGCCCAGTTTTCAGCATTCAGTTGGGGATGCAGAAGGTGGTAGTTTTGTATGGATACGATGCAGTGAAGGACGCTTTGGCCAACCATGCTGAAGAGTTCTCTGATAAAGCAGACATACCGATCTTCACAGAAACCTCAAATAGATATG GAATTGTCTTTTCTAATggagaaaactggaaagttatgaGGCGATTTACTATTTCAACACTGAGAGACTTTGGGATGGGCAAGAAATCTTTAGGAGATCGGATAAATGTGGAATGTGACTCGTTGGTACAGGAATTCAAGGCATACGGAG GAAAACCATTTGAGAACTCAACCATCATAAACACTGCTGTGGCAAATGTCATTGTTTCCATATTACTTGGCCACCGTTTTGAATATGGAGATCCTACTATCCTTAAACTCATATGTTTAATCGAAGAAAACTTTAAGCTCTTGGGAAGCCCAATGATCATG TTATTCAACATGTATCCGAATGTAATCCGCTGGTTCCCTGGAGGACATCGGACCGTTTTCAAAAACAGTTCAGCATTTAAAGATTTTGTAATTAAAACCTTCACCAGACAGAAGAGTCGTCTGGACGTCAATCACCAGGAGAACTTCATTGATGCCTATCTGGTCAAGCAACTGGAG AATAATCCAGAATCACAGCAGTATTTTCACAATGGCAACTTGACCTTGTTGGTGTCCGATCTGTTTGTTGCTGGGATGGAGACAACTTCTACAACTCTGAGATGGGGCCTGCTGTTCATGATGAAATACCCAGAGATACAGA AAAAAGTCCAAAAGGAAATTGATCAAGTGATTGGACGACGCCAACCTCAGACAGAAGATCGCAAGCAGATGCCCTACACGGACGCCGTCCTACACGAGATTCAGAGGTTTGGCAATATAATTCCTGCCATTGCTCCACACGCTACAACTCGGAATGTGATTTTCAGAGGTTTCCTCCTGCCAAAA GGCACTCACGTTCTTCCACTATTGTCTTCTGTACTGAAGGATAAAAATTACTTTGAAAAACCGGATGAATTTTATCCAGAGCATTTTCTCAATTCTCAAGGACACTTTGTGAAAAATGAAGCATTTATTCCATTTTCAGCAG GTAAACGGCGGTGCACCGGGGAGATCCTGGCTAAAGCTGAGCTCTTTCTCTTTTTTACTACGCTGTTGCAAAACTTTACTTTTCAACCTCCTCCTGGCACAGAGGTGGACCTTACCCCGGTAACTGGGTTCACCAGTGCTCCTGCGATCCATGAAATGTGTGCAATGCCGCGTCATAATGATTGA